GCCGATCATGATCGGGCACATGAGTTACGGGGCGATCTCTCTCAACGCGCAACTCGCCCTGGCGCGGGCAGCGCACACGGCCGGGACTTTCATGGGGACAGGGGAGGGCGGGATGCACCCTGACCTCTACCCGTACCAGAAACGGTTGATCGTGCAGGTGGCCTCCGGTCGTTTCGGCGTGGACATCGACTACCTCAACAGGGGTGCGGCCATCGAGATCAAGATCGGCCAGGGCGCGAAGCCCGGCATCGGCGGCCACCTCCCCGGCGAGAAGGTCGGCCCGGACGTCTCCCGGACCCGGATGATCCCTGAGGGGAGCGACGCGATCAGCCCGGCGCCGCACCACGACATCTACTCGATCGAAGACCTCGCTCAACTCGTCCGCTCCCTCAAGGAGGCGACAGAGTGGCAGAAACCGGTCTTCGTGAAGATCGCCGCGGTCCACAACGCCGCGGCGGTCGCGGCCGGTATAGCGCGGTCGGGTGCCGACGCCGTCGTCGTGGACGGGTTCCGCGGCGGGACGGGCGCGGCCCCGAAGGTCTTCCGGGACCACGTGGGCATCCCCATCGAGGCGGCGATCTCGGCCGTCGACCAGAAACTCCGGTCCCAGGGGATCAGGAACGAGGTCTCGGTCATCGCAAGCGGCGGCATCAGGGACGCCGCCGACGTGACGAAGGCGATCGCTCTCGGCGCCGACGCGGTCTATATCGGGACCGCGGCCCTGGTGGCAATGGGGTGCCGGGTCTGCGGCACCTGTTACCGCGGCCTCTGCCCCTGGGGGATCGCCACGCAGCGCCCCGACCTTGTCGCCCGCCTCGACCCGGTGCGGGAAGGGGAGCATGTGGCCAACCTCATCCATGCATGGACGATGGAGGTCTCCGAACTGATGGGGGCGGCGGGCATCAATGCGATCGAGAGTCTCCGGGGCAACCGCGACCGTCTGCGGGGCTACATGCTCGACGAGGGGATGTTGCAGGTGCTGGACGTCAAGACGGTGGGGGCGTGACGATGGCGACCCATATCGATGCGGCAGGGGTGCACTACACGCCCCTGAACAAAGAGGTGAGGGCGGCGGTGGCCGCGGGCGAGACCGAGATCGTCCTCGACAATGTCCTGGGCCAGCGCTTTATCGCGGACGGTCTCGTGGGCGAGGTGACGATCACGGTCAACGGGGTTGCCGGCGGCGACCTCGGCATGTTCATGCGTGGCCCGACTGTCGTCGTCCACGGCAATGCCGACCATGCCCCCGGCAACACGATGGAGGCGGGGACGATCGTCATCCACGGGAGCGCCGGGGACGCGGTCGCCCACTCGATGCGCGGTGGGAAGGTCTTTGTCAGGGACGATATCGGCTACCGCGGCGGGATCCACATGAAGGCCTATCATGAGAGGAGGCCGTACCTGGTCGTCGGTGGGGAGGCCAGGCCGTTCCTGGGCGAGTACATGGCCGGGGGCATGATCCTCCTCCTCCGCCTGAACGCTGTCGGCCCCTTTGCCGAGCGCGGGCTTGCAAGCGGGATCCACGGCGGCGAGGTCTTCATCAGGGGCGAGGTGGAGGACCGTTGCCTGGCGGTCGGGGCGGTCAGGATGCCCTTCGGGGAGGAGGACCGCGCCCGGATACGGCCTCTCGTCGAGGAG
This window of the Methanofollis ethanolicus genome carries:
- a CDS encoding GltB/FmdC/FwdC-like GXGXG domain-containing protein, encoding MATHIDAAGVHYTPLNKEVRAAVAAGETEIVLDNVLGQRFIADGLVGEVTITVNGVAGGDLGMFMRGPTVVVHGNADHAPGNTMEAGTIVIHGSAGDAVAHSMRGGKVFVRDDIGYRGGIHMKAYHERRPYLVVGGEARPFLGEYMAGGMILLLRLNAVGPFAERGLASGIHGGEVFIRGEVEDRCLAVGAVRMPFGEEDRARIRPLVEEYCRYFGADAESILADDYTRIGPAGTRPFAGKYTWE
- a CDS encoding glutamate synthase-related protein — translated: MAIGSVPLRYKITIDPDRCMECGRCIENCPYGTFRKEGDRIVAVSRNCTACHRCIAMCPRDAITLVEHPVDYRSHPLWTPEAREAIYNQARTGGIILAGMGNAMPLPSIFDRLLLDACQVTNPSIDPLREPMELRTYLGKKPSKLAFRRTEAGDVELETKIAPNLMIETPIMIGHMSYGAISLNAQLALARAAHTAGTFMGTGEGGMHPDLYPYQKRLIVQVASGRFGVDIDYLNRGAAIEIKIGQGAKPGIGGHLPGEKVGPDVSRTRMIPEGSDAISPAPHHDIYSIEDLAQLVRSLKEATEWQKPVFVKIAAVHNAAAVAAGIARSGADAVVVDGFRGGTGAAPKVFRDHVGIPIEAAISAVDQKLRSQGIRNEVSVIASGGIRDAADVTKAIALGADAVYIGTAALVAMGCRVCGTCYRGLCPWGIATQRPDLVARLDPVREGEHVANLIHAWTMEVSELMGAAGINAIESLRGNRDRLRGYMLDEGMLQVLDVKTVGA